Proteins from one Desulfovibrio sp. Fe33 genomic window:
- a CDS encoding septal ring lytic transglycosylase RlpA family protein: MRHLAALFAISVLLALVGCGPKHVPSTPSGSGDSGVRFDPKTRPYTVLGKTYYPLKSAAGYDEVGLASWYGADFHGRKTANGQTYNMYGVSAAHKTLPLGSRVRVTNLENDRTVILTINDRGPFVNERILDLSYGAAKKLGTVERGVAKVRVTSLTTEVVPERLKDTPGRLYHVRVGAFAVRDNALRVHRQLLASGYSGANITVVDRDGQMLHIVQAGSFKTRDQAERVLEALKGEFPTCYIIS, from the coding sequence ATGCGACACCTCGCGGCCCTGTTCGCCATATCGGTTTTGCTGGCCTTGGTCGGCTGCGGCCCGAAGCATGTTCCTTCGACGCCGTCGGGCTCCGGGGACAGCGGCGTGCGGTTCGACCCGAAGACCCGGCCGTACACTGTCCTGGGCAAGACCTATTATCCGTTGAAATCCGCTGCGGGCTACGACGAGGTCGGTCTGGCCTCTTGGTACGGCGCGGATTTTCACGGCAGGAAGACGGCTAACGGGCAGACCTACAATATGTACGGCGTGTCCGCAGCCCACAAGACGCTTCCGCTGGGTTCCCGGGTGCGCGTCACCAATCTGGAGAACGACCGCACCGTTATCCTGACCATCAACGATCGGGGACCGTTCGTGAACGAGCGCATCCTCGATCTGTCCTACGGGGCGGCGAAAAAGCTCGGCACGGTGGAACGCGGCGTGGCCAAGGTCCGCGTCACCTCCCTGACGACGGAGGTCGTCCCCGAGCGGCTCAAGGACACGCCCGGCAGGCTTTATCATGTGCGCGTAGGGGCCTTTGCCGTCAGGGACAACGCCCTGCGGGTGCATAGGCAACTGCTGGCTTCCGGGTACAGCGGCGCCAACATTACCGTTGTCGACCGGGACGGCCAGATGCTGCACATCGTTCAGGCCGGGAGCTTCAAGACGAGGGATCAGGCGGAACGTGTTCTGGAAGCTCTCAAAGGGGAGTTTCCGACCTGCTACATTATCAGTTGA
- a CDS encoding HU family DNA-binding protein yields the protein MTKAELVAKIAEKIGTSKAQAEASMNAILDTIQEELAAGNKLTLTGFGTFSVSERQARTGRNPRTGAALNIPACKVAQFKPGKVLKDAVK from the coding sequence ATGACCAAAGCTGAACTCGTAGCGAAAATCGCTGAAAAGATCGGCACTTCCAAAGCCCAGGCCGAGGCTTCCATGAACGCTATCCTGGACACCATCCAGGAGGAGCTGGCCGCAGGCAACAAGCTGACCCTGACCGGTTTCGGTACTTTCAGCGTGAGCGAGCGCCAGGCCCGCACCGGCCGCAACCCGCGCACCGGCGCTGCATTGAACATCCCGGCCTGCAAGGTCGCCCAGTTCAAGCCCGGCAAGGTCCTGAAGGACGCCGTAAAATAG
- a CDS encoding methyl-accepting chemotaxis protein, with translation MPNTIPFRFKLTAGLYAATLLISALVVAASSILFDLSGSCIAFAAILIAVFAVLGAVVFTLLHRALVCPAAAVSEFTGHLLDEEYAKADADTLATKAPGLGEKVGELATRYKERLGFARSILHGLPIPCCIVDTGQRITYLNRECLDMLGSREDPETYYGRMISQIFYKDDRRSKIADRMADDSREMNVEGVFKHADGSDINVLINLFPLHDVEDRVIGGCCLYLNTTKTRQHEREILDQNQRISTAASEATGISGELAEASALLEEMVAKAREGSRKQTDRTTETAAAMEEMNAAVLEVARFAQRAATDARAASDQASAGKDVVGEVIVAIDEVSQHASGLKLSMEQLDHQAEEIGVVLGVIEDIADQTNLLALNAAIEAARAGDAGRGFAVVADEVRKLAEKTMNATSEVHSAVKGIQEVARQNVRATQTAVDSVTRSTDLAGRSGEALASILSTTMDTSDQVHSIAAAAEQQSSASEQISAATSDVNRVCGETDELMIEASKAIDRVAELARHLNDVVGRMK, from the coding sequence ATGCCCAACACCATTCCTTTCCGATTCAAGCTCACTGCGGGTCTGTACGCCGCCACGCTGCTCATTTCCGCCCTTGTCGTCGCGGCCAGTTCCATCCTCTTCGACCTGTCCGGATCATGCATCGCCTTCGCCGCGATCCTGATCGCGGTATTCGCCGTCCTGGGGGCGGTCGTCTTCACGCTGCTCCATCGCGCCCTGGTGTGCCCTGCCGCCGCAGTTTCGGAATTCACCGGGCACCTGCTCGACGAGGAATACGCCAAGGCCGACGCCGACACCCTGGCGACCAAGGCTCCGGGGCTGGGCGAAAAGGTGGGCGAGCTCGCCACGCGCTACAAGGAGCGCCTCGGCTTCGCCCGATCCATACTGCACGGACTTCCCATCCCCTGCTGCATCGTGGACACCGGCCAGCGCATCACCTACCTGAACAGGGAATGCCTGGATATGCTCGGCTCCCGCGAGGACCCCGAGACCTATTACGGCAGGATGATCTCCCAGATATTCTACAAGGACGACCGCCGGTCCAAGATCGCGGACCGCATGGCCGACGACTCGAGGGAAATGAATGTCGAAGGCGTCTTCAAGCACGCCGACGGCAGCGACATCAACGTGCTCATCAACCTCTTTCCCTTGCACGACGTGGAGGACCGGGTCATCGGCGGCTGCTGCCTGTACCTGAACACCACGAAGACGAGGCAACACGAACGGGAAATTCTCGATCAGAACCAACGCATTTCCACTGCCGCGAGCGAGGCCACCGGCATCTCGGGCGAACTGGCCGAAGCCTCGGCCCTTCTTGAAGAAATGGTCGCCAAGGCCCGGGAAGGCTCCCGCAAGCAGACCGATCGCACCACGGAAACCGCCGCAGCCATGGAGGAAATGAACGCCGCCGTGCTGGAAGTGGCCCGATTCGCCCAGAGGGCGGCGACTGATGCCCGCGCCGCCAGCGACCAGGCCAGCGCGGGCAAAGACGTGGTCGGCGAGGTGATCGTGGCCATCGACGAAGTTTCGCAGCACGCATCGGGACTCAAACTGTCCATGGAGCAGCTTGACCATCAAGCCGAGGAAATCGGCGTGGTTCTCGGAGTCATCGAAGATATCGCCGACCAGACCAACCTGCTGGCTCTCAACGCGGCCATCGAGGCGGCCCGCGCGGGCGATGCCGGACGCGGCTTCGCGGTTGTCGCCGACGAGGTCCGCAAGCTGGCGGAAAAGACCATGAACGCCACCAGCGAAGTGCACTCGGCGGTCAAGGGGATTCAGGAAGTTGCCCGGCAGAATGTGCGCGCCACCCAGACCGCGGTGGACTCCGTCACCCGAAGCACGGACCTCGCGGGCCGCTCCGGCGAAGCCCTGGCGTCCATTCTGTCAACGACAATGGACACCTCCGACCAGGTCCACTCCATCGCCGCCGCAGCCGAGCAGCAATCCTCTGCCAGCGAGCAGATCAGCGCGGCCACCTCGGATGTGAACAGGGTTTGCGGCGAGACCGACGAACTCATGATAGAAGCGTCCAAGGCCATCGACCGCGTGGCCGAACTGGCCCGTCATTTGAACGACGTGGTCGGCAGGATGAAATAA
- the ldhH gene encoding L-lactate dehydrogenase (quinone) large subunit LdhH, producing MQKANDLKEYREELRETLGNDFLRTTLDNFAIAYRAGRANAFKDMDVRGLIKEIADSKDEAARNADALYREFKENAEAAGIHVHFAKDGDEANRIIAQIAKDANCKKIVKSKSMTAEETLLNHDLEDAGLEVTETDLGEWIIQLRHEGPSHMVMPAIHLSRFQVGDLFTEVTGKEQDSDIEKLVKVARRELRQKYVEADMGITGANFAIAETGSIGLVTNEGNARLVSTLPRVHVALMGIDKLLPTLHDALRILKVLPRNATGQAITSYVTWITGNNECLAAEDGRKEIHYVVLDNGRSELIKDPLFSQVNRCVRCGACANVCPVYRLVGGHKMGHIYIGAIGLILTYFFHGKDKAKNLVQNCINCEACKDVCAGGIDLPRLIKEIHARIQDEDGHPLPSFLLGKMLKNRKLFHTLLRTAKWGQKPVAEKDGFIRHLPMIFSKEHGFRALPTIAETPFRDWWKEKRPRVANPKYRVALFSGCVQDFVYPEQMQAAVDVFAANDVAMEFPEEQSCCGLPVQMMGETKASRDVAVQNLRAFEPEAYDYIVTLCASCAAHLKHNYPKLVMDKPAMKLRADAFAAKIIDYSSFVNDVLKVNAEDFRQTGEKATYHAPCHLCRGLDVHEAPRQLIEKSGMEYVECAEEEVCCGFGGTFSMKFPELSAELLKKKLDNVEATGADTLLTDCPGCIMQLRGGLKRRGSRVQVKHVAEVMSKNKK from the coding sequence ATGCAGAAAGCTAATGACCTCAAAGAATACCGCGAGGAATTGCGCGAGACGCTCGGAAACGACTTCCTGCGCACGACTCTCGACAACTTCGCCATCGCCTACCGCGCCGGCCGAGCCAACGCGTTCAAGGATATGGACGTCCGCGGACTGATCAAGGAGATCGCCGATTCCAAGGACGAAGCCGCCCGCAACGCCGATGCCCTGTATCGGGAGTTCAAGGAGAACGCCGAGGCCGCCGGTATCCATGTGCACTTCGCCAAAGACGGCGATGAGGCAAACCGGATCATAGCCCAAATCGCCAAGGACGCGAACTGCAAGAAGATCGTCAAGTCCAAGTCCATGACGGCGGAAGAAACCCTGCTCAACCACGACCTGGAGGACGCCGGTCTCGAAGTGACCGAGACCGACCTGGGCGAATGGATCATCCAGCTGCGCCATGAGGGCCCGTCCCACATGGTCATGCCCGCCATCCATCTCTCCCGCTTCCAGGTGGGCGACCTCTTCACCGAGGTCACCGGCAAGGAGCAGGACAGCGACATCGAAAAGCTGGTCAAGGTGGCCCGCCGCGAGCTCCGGCAGAAATACGTCGAAGCCGACATGGGCATCACCGGCGCCAACTTCGCCATAGCCGAGACCGGCTCCATCGGTCTGGTCACCAACGAGGGCAACGCCCGTCTGGTGTCCACCCTGCCCAGGGTCCACGTCGCGCTGATGGGCATCGACAAGCTGCTGCCCACCCTGCATGACGCCCTGCGCATCCTCAAGGTGCTGCCGCGCAACGCCACCGGCCAGGCGATCACGTCCTACGTGACCTGGATCACCGGCAACAACGAATGTTTGGCGGCCGAGGACGGCAGGAAGGAAATCCACTACGTGGTGCTCGACAACGGCCGGAGCGAACTCATCAAGGACCCGCTCTTCTCCCAGGTCAACCGTTGCGTGCGCTGCGGCGCCTGCGCCAACGTCTGCCCGGTCTACCGCCTGGTGGGCGGCCACAAGATGGGTCATATCTACATCGGCGCCATCGGCCTGATTCTGACCTACTTCTTCCACGGCAAGGACAAGGCCAAGAACCTGGTTCAGAACTGCATCAACTGCGAAGCGTGCAAGGACGTCTGCGCGGGCGGCATCGACCTTCCGCGTCTCATCAAGGAGATTCACGCGCGCATCCAGGACGAGGACGGCCATCCGCTGCCCAGTTTCCTGCTCGGCAAGATGCTCAAGAACCGCAAGCTGTTCCACACCCTGCTGCGCACCGCCAAGTGGGGCCAGAAGCCCGTGGCCGAGAAGGACGGATTCATCCGCCATCTGCCCATGATCTTCTCCAAGGAGCACGGCTTCCGCGCCCTGCCGACCATCGCCGAGACCCCGTTCCGCGACTGGTGGAAGGAGAAGCGTCCCCGGGTGGCGAATCCCAAGTACCGCGTCGCCCTGTTCTCGGGCTGCGTGCAGGACTTCGTCTATCCCGAGCAGATGCAGGCCGCCGTTGACGTCTTCGCGGCCAACGATGTCGCCATGGAATTCCCCGAGGAACAGTCCTGCTGCGGCCTGCCGGTGCAGATGATGGGCGAGACAAAGGCGTCCCGCGACGTGGCCGTGCAGAACCTGCGCGCCTTCGAGCCCGAGGCCTATGACTACATCGTCACCCTCTGCGCCTCCTGCGCCGCGCATCTCAAGCACAACTATCCCAAACTGGTCATGGACAAGCCCGCCATGAAACTCAGGGCGGACGCGTTCGCGGCCAAGATCATCGACTACTCCTCCTTCGTCAACGACGTGCTCAAGGTGAACGCCGAAGACTTCAGGCAGACCGGTGAAAAGGCCACCTACCATGCGCCTTGCCACCTGTGCCGGGGCCTGGATGTCCACGAAGCGCCGCGCCAGCTCATCGAGAAGAGCGGCATGGAATACGTCGAATGCGCCGAGGAAGAGGTCTGCTGCGGTTTCGGCGGCACCTTCTCCATGAAGTTCCCCGAACTCTCGGCCGAGCTGCTCAAGAAGAAGCTCGACAATGTCGAGGCCACCGGCGCGGACACCCTGCTGACCGACTGCCCCGGCTGCATCATGCAGTTGCGCGGCGGCCTCAAGCGTCGGGGGTCCAGAGTCCAGGTGAAACACGTGGCAGAGGTCATGTCCAAGAACAAGAAGTAA
- a CDS encoding LutC/YkgG family protein, which translates to MPSKEDLYQKFVEKAGLVSAKVTSIATEDDALKYVINLCDKKEACQLMISGCEADLSDKAEALCDAKQKKVIAAPGLNEDLYKKLAAQAKKAGFECISEGMRDHLAGVDIGFTFAEYGIADTGTLMLDCPGEEMRLATMVSEFHVCVLPKSKIKANTYAVEKMMLTRMKKTPDYLAFITGPSRTADIERVLALGVHGPLELHILILED; encoded by the coding sequence ATGCCTTCCAAGGAAGATTTGTACCAGAAGTTTGTTGAGAAGGCGGGGCTCGTCTCCGCCAAGGTGACGAGCATCGCCACTGAAGACGATGCGCTGAAATATGTCATCAACCTGTGTGACAAGAAGGAAGCCTGCCAGCTCATGATCAGCGGCTGCGAAGCCGACCTGTCCGACAAGGCCGAGGCGTTGTGCGATGCCAAGCAGAAAAAGGTCATCGCCGCGCCGGGCCTCAATGAGGACCTGTACAAGAAGCTGGCCGCCCAGGCCAAGAAAGCCGGGTTCGAGTGTATCTCCGAGGGGATGCGCGACCACCTGGCCGGCGTGGACATCGGGTTCACCTTCGCCGAGTACGGCATTGCCGACACCGGCACGCTGATGCTCGACTGTCCGGGCGAGGAAATGCGTCTGGCCACCATGGTCAGCGAGTTCCACGTCTGTGTGCTGCCCAAATCCAAGATCAAGGCCAACACCTACGCGGTGGAAAAGATGATGCTGACAAGGATGAAGAAGACGCCGGACTACCTGGCCTTCATCACCGGCCCGAGCCGTACCGCCGACATCGAGCGCGTCCTGGCCCTGGGCGTTCACGGCCCCCTTGAATTGCACATCCTGATCCTGGAGGACTAG
- a CDS encoding acetate/propionate family kinase, which yields MKVLVINSGSSSIKYQLIDMTDESVMVSGLVERIGEEQGVLTSKTFPGTDREVKTKIEQPIPTHGEGLKLSIDLICTGENAVCTMDEIDVVGHRVVAGGEKFNHPVIITEDMWPDLTETERLAPLHNPANLGGAKDATKLFPNVPQVLVFDTAFHQTMPPHAFMYALPYEYYEEDHIRRYGAHGTSHKYVANECARLMDKKVEDMNLITIHMGNGASISAVKNGLCVDTSMGLTPLEGLVMGTRSGDVDPAVHNYLAVNRGLDIAAIDDILHKESGLKGLCGMNDMRDIHAAVEKGDERAQLALDVQTYRTRKYIGSYMAVLGRVDAIVFTAGIGENDDIVRAETIKGLEPFGMKIDAEVNATRSKEARKISTEDSAVAIWVIPTNEELAIAREAMMLAK from the coding sequence ATGAAAGTTCTCGTTATCAACTCCGGCAGCTCCTCCATCAAGTACCAGCTCATCGACATGACTGATGAATCCGTCATGGTCTCCGGCCTGGTGGAACGCATCGGCGAGGAGCAGGGAGTTCTGACAAGCAAGACCTTCCCGGGCACCGACAGGGAGGTCAAAACCAAGATCGAACAGCCCATTCCGACCCACGGGGAGGGCCTCAAGCTGTCCATCGACCTTATCTGCACCGGCGAGAACGCCGTCTGCACCATGGATGAAATCGACGTCGTCGGCCACCGCGTTGTGGCCGGCGGTGAGAAGTTCAACCATCCGGTGATCATCACCGAAGACATGTGGCCCGACCTGACCGAGACCGAACGGCTGGCCCCCCTGCACAACCCCGCCAACCTGGGCGGGGCCAAGGACGCCACCAAGCTGTTCCCCAACGTCCCGCAGGTGCTGGTCTTCGACACGGCCTTCCACCAGACCATGCCGCCCCACGCGTTCATGTACGCCCTGCCCTACGAGTACTACGAAGAGGACCATATCCGCCGCTACGGCGCGCACGGCACCTCCCACAAGTACGTGGCCAACGAATGCGCGCGGCTCATGGACAAGAAGGTCGAGGACATGAACCTCATCACCATTCACATGGGCAACGGCGCGTCCATTTCCGCCGTCAAGAACGGCCTGTGCGTCGACACTTCCATGGGCCTGACCCCGCTGGAAGGCCTGGTGATGGGCACCCGCTCCGGCGATGTGGACCCGGCTGTCCACAACTACCTGGCCGTCAACCGAGGCCTGGACATCGCCGCCATCGACGACATCCTGCATAAGGAGTCCGGCCTCAAGGGACTGTGCGGCATGAACGACATGCGCGACATCCACGCCGCCGTCGAAAAGGGCGACGAACGCGCCCAGCTCGCCCTCGACGTGCAGACCTACCGGACCCGCAAATACATCGGCTCCTACATGGCCGTTCTCGGCCGCGTCGACGCCATCGTCTTCACCGCCGGCATCGGCGAGAACGACGACATCGTCCGGGCCGAAACCATCAAGGGCCTTGAGCCTTTCGGCATGAAGATCGACGCCGAAGTCAACGCCACCCGTTCCAAGGAAGCCCGCAAGATCAGCACCGAAGACAGTGCGGTGGCGATCTGGGTCATTCCGACGAACGAAGAACTCGCCATAGCCCGCGAGGCCATGATGCTTGCCAAATAA
- the pta gene encoding phosphate acetyltransferase, protein MSKNLYVSATEERSGKSAVVLGVMQMLTRELHNVAIFRPIINDPGEGKMDHDIALMIDHFKLSIPYEDTYAYTLKQTRELINSGQHALVLENILNKYKMLEEQYDFVLCEGTDFKGKDPAFEFDLNADIAANIGAPMLVVTSGRDKAPEEVVNITQTTLDTLAEKGVDSLACVVNRAPEGMTDEMVSHIERKGGQEPMPVYVIPEDEALGKPSINDVRRWLDADVLYGHSGLQALVDNYLVAAMQIGNFLGYIQPGSLIITPGDRSDIILSSLASRLSSSYPDIAGIVLTGGLDVSVNVHKLIEGWTGVPVPVLSAKGHTYQTVQELNSLYGRIEANDYQRIATALGGFAQHVNVSELRDRVVEKRSTKVTPKMFEYSLLDKASRNPQRIVLPEGVEERVLRAADIILRRGAAEIILLGDEKTIRDNASKFGLDITGAQIIDPVNSDLLDPFAEEYLELRKHKGMIAEQAWDRMSDPTYFGTMMVHKGFADGMVSGSINTTAHTIRPAFEFVKTKPGCSIVSSVFLMCLKDRVLVYGDCAVNPNPNAAQLAEIALGSAETARIFGIEPRVAMLSYSTGSSGKGEDVEKVIEATKVARERLAERGLDFPVAGPIQYDAAVDPDVARVKMPDSDVAGKATVFIFPDLNTGNNTYKAVQRAANAVAIGPVLQGLNKPVNDLSRGCTVPDIVNTVAITAIQAQAEKGE, encoded by the coding sequence ATGTCCAAGAACCTGTACGTGAGCGCCACCGAAGAACGCAGCGGCAAGTCCGCCGTGGTTCTCGGCGTCATGCAGATGCTCACGAGGGAACTCCACAACGTCGCCATCTTCCGGCCCATCATCAATGATCCGGGGGAAGGGAAAATGGACCACGACATCGCTCTGATGATCGATCACTTCAAGCTGTCCATTCCCTACGAAGACACGTACGCCTACACCCTGAAGCAGACCCGCGAGCTCATCAACTCCGGCCAGCACGCCCTTGTGCTCGAGAACATTCTCAACAAGTACAAGATGCTGGAAGAGCAATATGACTTCGTGCTCTGCGAAGGAACCGATTTCAAGGGCAAGGACCCCGCCTTTGAATTCGACCTCAACGCGGACATCGCCGCCAACATCGGCGCGCCCATGCTGGTTGTGACGTCCGGCCGCGACAAGGCACCGGAGGAAGTGGTCAACATCACCCAGACCACCTTGGACACCCTGGCTGAAAAGGGCGTGGACTCCCTGGCCTGTGTGGTCAACCGTGCACCCGAAGGCATGACCGACGAAATGGTCAGCCATATCGAGCGCAAGGGTGGCCAGGAGCCCATGCCTGTTTATGTCATCCCCGAGGACGAGGCTCTCGGCAAGCCGTCCATCAACGACGTGCGCCGCTGGCTCGACGCCGACGTCCTCTACGGACACTCCGGCCTCCAGGCGTTGGTAGACAACTACCTGGTCGCCGCCATGCAGATCGGCAACTTCCTGGGATACATTCAGCCGGGCAGCCTGATCATCACCCCGGGCGACCGCTCGGACATCATCCTGTCCAGCCTCGCCTCGCGCCTGTCCAGTTCCTACCCCGACATCGCGGGCATCGTGCTCACCGGCGGCCTCGACGTGTCCGTCAACGTGCACAAGCTCATCGAGGGATGGACCGGCGTCCCGGTTCCGGTGCTGTCCGCCAAGGGACACACCTACCAGACCGTGCAGGAGCTCAACTCCCTCTACGGCCGCATCGAGGCCAACGACTACCAGCGCATCGCCACCGCGCTCGGCGGATTCGCCCAGCACGTCAACGTGAGCGAGCTGCGCGACCGCGTGGTCGAGAAGCGCTCCACCAAGGTCACGCCCAAGATGTTCGAGTACTCCCTGCTGGACAAGGCCTCCCGCAACCCGCAGCGGATCGTCCTGCCCGAAGGCGTCGAGGAGCGCGTCCTGCGCGCCGCCGACATCATCCTGCGGCGCGGCGCGGCCGAAATCATCCTGCTGGGCGACGAAAAGACCATCCGGGACAACGCCTCCAAGTTCGGTCTGGACATCACCGGCGCGCAGATCATCGATCCGGTCAACTCCGACCTGCTTGATCCTTTCGCCGAGGAATACCTCGAACTGCGCAAGCACAAGGGCATGATCGCCGAGCAGGCCTGGGACCGCATGTCCGATCCCACCTACTTCGGCACCATGATGGTCCACAAGGGCTTTGCCGACGGCATGGTCTCCGGCTCCATCAACACCACGGCCCACACTATTCGGCCCGCCTTCGAGTTCGTCAAGACCAAGCCGGGCTGCTCCATTGTTTCCAGCGTCTTCCTCATGTGCCTCAAGGACCGGGTTCTGGTCTACGGCGACTGCGCCGTGAACCCCAACCCCAACGCCGCGCAGTTGGCCGAGATCGCCCTGGGTTCCGCGGAAACCGCGAGAATCTTCGGCATCGAACCGCGCGTGGCCATGCTCAGCTACTCCACCGGCTCCTCCGGCAAGGGCGAAGACGTGGAGAAGGTCATCGAAGCCACCAAGGTCGCCCGCGAGCGCCTCGCCGAGCGCGGCCTGGACTTCCCCGTGGCCGGACCGATCCAGTATGACGCGGCCGTCGACCCCGACGTCGCCCGCGTGAAGATGCCCGACTCCGATGTGGCCGGTAAGGCCACGGTGTTCATCTTCCCCGACCTGAACACCGGCAACAACACGTACAAGGCAGTGCAGCGAGCCGCCAACGCAGTGGCCATCGGTCCTGTTCTCCAGGGCCTGAACAAGCCGGTCAACGACCTCTCGCGCGGCTGCACCGTTCCCGATATCGTCAACACAGTAGCCATCACGGCCATCCAGGCCCAGGCTGAAAAAGGTGAATAG
- a CDS encoding (Fe-S)-binding protein — MADIHKLAQMFKELDDQLVGCMRCGMCQAVCPIFKLSGRETDVTRGKLALLDGLASEMLTDPEGVNEKLNRCLLCGTCQANCPSGVSVMDIFLKARAIMTGYFGLSPAKKAIFRGLLKNPKLFNALTEMGAKFQGVFTKKVDDMLGSSCARFNAPVIGDRHFKTLASKPFHKIVPELDTPAGSSGLRVAFYVGCVFDKIYPQVAEAILKVLKHHGVGVFMPAGQACCGIPALSSGDTDTFDSLVGINVDQFRKGEFDYLVTGCASCTSTIKELWPHMYKGDTSRTYDIGVMGRKTMDISQFLVDILKVEPKALTGGRSVTYHDPCHLKNSLGITAQPRTIIKAAGCDLKEMTDAGTCCGCGGSFNIAHYELSKEIGGRKADNIIASKAKVAATSCPACMLQITDMLSQKGADMSVKHVIELYADSL, encoded by the coding sequence ATGGCCGATATTCATAAGCTCGCACAAATGTTCAAGGAACTGGACGACCAGCTGGTCGGGTGTATGCGCTGCGGCATGTGCCAGGCGGTCTGCCCGATATTCAAGCTGAGCGGCCGGGAAACCGACGTGACCCGCGGCAAGCTCGCCCTGCTCGACGGTCTCGCTTCCGAGATGCTCACCGACCCCGAGGGCGTCAACGAAAAGCTCAACCGCTGCCTGCTCTGCGGGACCTGCCAGGCCAACTGCCCGTCCGGCGTGTCCGTCATGGACATCTTCCTCAAGGCCCGCGCGATCATGACCGGCTACTTCGGTCTGTCCCCGGCCAAGAAGGCCATCTTCCGCGGCCTGCTGAAGAACCCCAAACTGTTCAACGCCCTGACCGAAATGGGCGCCAAGTTCCAGGGTGTCTTCACCAAGAAGGTTGACGACATGCTCGGCTCCTCCTGCGCCCGGTTCAATGCGCCCGTCATCGGCGACCGCCACTTCAAGACCCTGGCGAGCAAGCCGTTCCACAAGATCGTCCCCGAGCTGGACACCCCCGCGGGTTCCTCCGGACTCCGGGTGGCCTTCTACGTGGGCTGCGTGTTCGACAAGATCTACCCGCAGGTTGCCGAAGCCATCCTCAAGGTGCTCAAGCACCACGGAGTGGGCGTATTCATGCCCGCAGGCCAGGCCTGCTGCGGCATCCCGGCACTGTCCAGCGGCGATACCGACACCTTCGACTCCCTCGTCGGCATCAACGTGGACCAGTTCAGGAAAGGTGAATTCGACTACCTGGTCACCGGCTGCGCCTCCTGCACCTCCACCATCAAGGAATTGTGGCCCCACATGTACAAGGGCGACACTTCCCGGACCTATGACATTGGCGTCATGGGGCGGAAAACGATGGACATCAGCCAGTTCCTTGTGGATATTCTTAAAGTCGAACCCAAGGCACTCACCGGCGGTCGGAGCGTCACCTATCATGATCCCTGCCACCTGAAGAACTCCCTGGGCATTACGGCCCAGCCCCGGACCATCATCAAGGCGGCCGGGTGCGACCTGAAGGAAATGACCGACGCGGGCACCTGCTGTGGCTGCGGCGGAAGCTTCAATATCGCCCACTACGAGCTGTCCAAGGAAATCGGCGGCCGCAAGGCGGACAACATCATAGCGTCCAAAGCCAAGGTGGCTGCCACCAGCTGCCCGGCGTGCATGCTCCAGATTACGGACATGCTCTCGCAGAAAGGAGCCGACATGAGCGTCAAGCATGTCATTGAGCTCTATGCCGACTCCCTATAA